The genomic interval CAGGCCTGGGCACTTGTCTCATGGGACCAGCAATATTGGAGTTGTAGCAGTGGGGAGTTTTGCTGAATTTTTCATGCAGCCTATGCTAGGTTGCACAAGCTATTTTAGGAAATGCTGCTAGCCAGGAGCACAACCGGCTTGCTGCTACAACTCATAGTTTGCAAGTAGACTTGAAGCCCAGGGGACAGTCCTGCGGGTTGAGGTATGTTAGCAGGGCAGCAAAGGGAAGCTTGTTTGTGCTGCTCTTCTTTCTCTAAATGAAGGCCTTCAGTTTAAAGGCATCTTTAACTGGTTCTAAAggcaggggcctgatcctgctccacaTGAAATCAATGAGAACTTTGTCCAGGGCTCctgtgggagcaggatcaatCCCAAAGACTAATGGGTCAAATGAAGCACGCTGCTCTATTTCAGTGCTATCCGAGGGAAGAGGCTTTAGCAGCAATGAGAGACGTGCATCCACCCTAGCTTAAGCCTGGCTCTAAGAACCGTAGCTGGGGTTGAGAGCGATCGTTCACGTGCTGGGATTTTGTTGGGCTGGCATATTGTAGACAGCAATTCATAATCCCAAATATGTCTGCCTTGCAGAAAATACAGAAGTCCTGCCAAAATCGCACGCAGTCTCTAGTCATCTCTCCAGCTAAAATCCCTGCAAGGAGAAGTGGCAACATTAGCTCTGCCAAGAAGAGAAGCACTTCACCTCGAACTCCTAGTCGGAAGAATAGGCTGGCCACAATGACCACCCCATTGTCTGGTCCCAGTTGCAGCCCCAGGTCCAGCAAGAGAGCCTCCCTTTCATCCAGATCTGCAAAGAGCTTGGTGGGGAAAGAATGGAGGAGTTTCTCTTACTGGCTTGGAAAAGAAGCTGTCCCTCTCCGGAGATCAAGGAGAGCAGCTGCTCTAAAGAGCCCGTACTCATCACCTATGCCTGCCAGCAGAAAGAGGCAAGCTGCAATCATCTGTAATTCCTATTGCTGTTTATTATTGTGACTAGAGTGTCTGGCTACCTGAGAGACAGCAGCTAAGCACTACTAATCTTTCCCACTGAAACAATGTGCTGTTATTATGGTTAGGAAGGTAATAAAGTTGTTACATGCCCCTatttacacagagagagagcatggcataAAACTAGGCCATGGAAACTTAATTTTGCATGATGACGGGTCAATGAGCGCTCCTGCACCATCCCCATCCAGTGGGAGGGTGATGTTAAGTTTATATGCTGTAATTATGCCAGCTCAAGTCTGGCTTGAGTTAAAGAAATGTTAACCTTCCAAACTCTCTGCATTGATGCTATTTGTTTGATAAATCACTTAGCTATCGATTCATCCTACTCTGCTCTGCTTTTCCCcaagattttttattttgtattgtggtGGTATCTGGGGTCTTGGCCCAGAACTGGGGTTCctgtggtgctaggtgctgtacaaacagaaatatGGCCCCCTACCCTGGAGAGTGGACAAAGGGTCGTGGGGAGAAAAAGTATTATTTCATGAAGCCTGGAGATCGTGCCTTGCCCAGGGTATCAGGTGAAGACAGAGTTGGAAGTTCCACATATGCCTCCtggatcccagtccagtgccttagctaTGAGACCATCTTTTCTAGATGCGATGTGAATGGAGTTAAGGCATGATTAAGGCTGAACATTGGGATGGGGAGATAGAACCCTGTGGCTAGAGGCTTAAAAATTAACCGAACCAAGCACTAGGGTATATACTGTAAAGATGCTTTTGCAGTGGTAGGGAGCTGGGCTAGATCACCTATGTAACATTTGAATCCTCTAATTGCATGCTGCTTTCTCCCTTCAGAGAGTTTGACTGCGAGTTAGAATCAGTCTCTATGGGAATTCGCCGCCTGAAACGTCTTTCTCAGGTGTTTGATGATGTCATTGTGAGAGAGGAGAGGTAAGCAATATTGAGATCGGGGGAGATGTTTGTTTCCCCTCTCTAATGCTACCTGTATCACCAAAGATTCACCTCTCCAAGCCTGAGTCAATGATCACTGCAGCTCATAATCAAGATGAGTGAGAGCACTAGAAACGCCTTAACTGTAATACAGCCTCTCTGCTTTAAGACTCTGTATCGTCGACATCTGCAGACCAGCTCGCAGCTCCACCGAAGCCTGTAACAAACATTCTCCTTGATTACATGCTGCTTGCTGTAAAAATCAGAATCCTCCTCACCACGCTCGGCCTCTGATACTGTATCTTGCGTGGTAA from Chelonia mydas isolate rCheMyd1 chromosome 17, rCheMyd1.pri.v2, whole genome shotgun sequence carries:
- the PIMREG gene encoding protein PIMREG isoform X2; the encoded protein is MASVFQSVGATVGWRSHQLLADFENESPVPDKFRKKPSSSSLNTLRMSLRKRMPLKQVEINLGENPTWESLEAKEKRQTLRAITRTAKNAFGTVSQKIQKSCQNRTQSLVISPAKIPARRSGNISSAKKRSTSPRTPSRKNRLATMTTPLSGPSCSPRSSKRASLSSRSAKSLVGKEWRSFSYWLGKEAVPLRRSRRAAALKSPYSSPMPASRKREFDCELESVSMGIRRLKRLSQVFDDVIVREESDMTVSLIRN
- the PIMREG gene encoding protein PIMREG isoform X1, whose translation is MASVFQSVGATVGWRSHQLLADFENESPVPDKFRKKPSSSSLNTLRMSLRKRMPLKQVEINLGENPTWESLEAKEKRQTLRAITRTAKNAFGTVSQKIQKSCQNRTQSLVISPAKIPARRSGNISSAKKRSTSPRTPSRKNRLATMTTPLSGPSCSPRSSKRASLSSRSAKSLVGKEWRSFSYWLGKEAVPLRRSRRAAALKSPYSSPMPASRKREFDCELESVSMGIRRLKRLSQVFDDVIVREEREQVISNYQHLMAQNLRSVHQSRKLSQSAFRRRARRLQHAVSTWTEMALNSINNV